A section of the Pseudomonas fluorescens genome encodes:
- a CDS encoding NADH:flavin oxidoreductase/NADH oxidase — MSLLLEPYTLRQLTLLNRIAVSPMCQYSAVDGLANDWHLVHLGSRAVGGAGLIFSEATAVTADGRITAQDLGLWNDAQIEPLQRITRFISAQGAVAGIQLAHAGRKASTHRPWIGKHGSVKPEDGGWVPVGPSPIAFDPQHTAPRQLDEGHIQQVIADFVAAAKRALVAGFKVVEIHGAHGYLLHQFLSPLSNQRQDKYGGSFENRIRLVLQVTEAVREVWPQELPLFVRVSATDWVEDGWNPDETVELARRLKGLGVDLIDVSSGGTAANAEIPTGPGYQTRFAERVRKESAMATGTVGMITEPAQAEHILRTCQADIIFLARELLRDPYWPLHADDDLGGRKAIWPAQYQRATHRDQPIHESDLRD; from the coding sequence ATGAGCCTGTTGCTTGAACCCTATACCCTGCGTCAGTTGACCCTGCTCAACCGCATTGCCGTGTCGCCAATGTGCCAGTACTCCGCCGTCGATGGCCTGGCCAACGATTGGCACCTGGTGCACCTGGGCAGCCGTGCAGTCGGCGGCGCCGGGCTGATTTTCAGCGAAGCCACCGCCGTCACCGCCGATGGTCGCATCACCGCCCAGGACCTGGGACTTTGGAACGATGCCCAGATTGAACCGCTGCAGCGCATCACCCGCTTTATCAGCGCCCAAGGGGCAGTGGCAGGTATTCAACTGGCCCACGCCGGGCGCAAGGCCAGCACCCATCGGCCGTGGATCGGCAAGCACGGCAGCGTCAAGCCCGAAGACGGTGGCTGGGTGCCGGTAGGTCCTTCACCCATCGCCTTCGATCCGCAGCACACCGCGCCTCGCCAGCTTGATGAAGGGCACATCCAACAAGTGATCGCGGATTTCGTGGCCGCTGCCAAGCGTGCCCTGGTTGCCGGTTTCAAAGTGGTGGAAATCCATGGGGCCCATGGCTATCTGCTGCATCAGTTTCTCTCGCCCCTGAGCAATCAGCGCCAGGACAAATACGGCGGGTCCTTTGAAAACCGCATTCGTCTGGTGCTGCAAGTCACCGAAGCGGTGCGTGAGGTCTGGCCGCAAGAGCTGCCGCTGTTTGTACGTGTCTCGGCCACCGACTGGGTGGAAGATGGCTGGAACCCGGACGAGACCGTGGAGCTGGCGCGCCGCCTGAAAGGCCTGGGCGTGGACCTGATCGACGTATCCTCCGGCGGCACGGCGGCCAATGCCGAAATCCCTACCGGCCCCGGCTATCAAACGCGCTTTGCCGAGCGTGTGCGCAAAGAGTCCGCCATGGCCACGGGCACAGTGGGCATGATTACCGAGCCGGCCCAGGCCGAGCATATTCTGCGCACCTGCCAGGCCGATATCATCTTCCTCGCCCGGGAACTGCTGCGTGATCCGTATTGGCCGCTGCACGCCGATGACGACCTGGGCGGGCGCAAGGCTATCTGGCCGGCGCAATACCAGCGGGCG
- the recJ gene encoding single-stranded-DNA-specific exonuclease RecJ has product MRIDPRPLPAVLPFLGELPPLLTRLYAARGVTSQDELDKSLARLIPYQQLKGIDAAVDLLVTALEQRQRILIVGDFDADGATASTVGTLGLRLLGAAHVDYLVPNRFEYGYGLTPEIVAVALQREPQLLITVDNGISSVEGVAAAKAAGLKVLVTDHHLPGDELPAADAIVNPNQPGCGFPSKALAGVGVIFYVLMALRARLRSLGWYDKQPQPNIGELLDLVALGSVADVVPLDANNRILVYQGLERIRAGRARPGIKAILEVAKRDHARITSTDLGFILGPRLNAAGRLDDMSLGIECLLTSDFALAREMAAQLDGMNQDRKAIEQGMQREALAQLKDLPVESMPFGLCLFDPEWHQGVIGILASRMKERYFRPTIAFADAGDGLLKGSGRSVPGFHIRDALAVVASQHPNLIAKYGGHAMAAGLTLTQDNFPLFAEAFDAEVRRQLREEDLTGRLLSDGTLAVEEFHLELARALRNAGPWGQHFPEPLFHGVFQLVEQRVVGERHLKVVLKSECGAVKLDGIAFGIDREVWPNPTIRWVELAYKLDVNEFRGQETVQLMIAHIEPR; this is encoded by the coding sequence ATGCGTATCGATCCCCGCCCATTGCCCGCTGTCCTGCCGTTCCTCGGTGAATTGCCACCGTTGCTGACCCGTCTCTACGCCGCCCGTGGCGTGACCTCGCAGGATGAGCTGGACAAAAGCCTGGCGCGGCTGATTCCGTATCAGCAGCTCAAAGGGATCGATGCCGCCGTGGACTTGCTGGTGACGGCCCTGGAGCAGCGCCAGCGCATCCTGATCGTCGGCGACTTCGACGCTGATGGCGCCACCGCCAGCACCGTGGGCACCCTCGGCCTGCGCTTGCTCGGGGCGGCCCATGTCGATTACCTGGTGCCCAACCGCTTCGAGTACGGCTACGGCCTGACCCCGGAAATCGTTGCCGTGGCCTTGCAGCGCGAGCCGCAGTTGCTGATCACCGTGGACAACGGCATATCCAGTGTCGAAGGCGTGGCGGCGGCGAAGGCCGCAGGCCTCAAGGTACTGGTCACCGACCATCACTTGCCCGGCGATGAACTGCCGGCGGCCGATGCCATTGTCAACCCGAACCAACCCGGCTGCGGCTTCCCCAGCAAGGCCCTGGCGGGCGTGGGGGTAATCTTCTACGTGTTGATGGCCTTGCGTGCGCGCTTGCGCAGCCTGGGCTGGTACGACAAGCAGCCGCAGCCGAATATCGGCGAGTTGCTCGACCTGGTGGCCCTGGGCAGTGTGGCCGACGTGGTGCCGCTGGATGCCAACAACCGCATCCTGGTCTACCAGGGCCTGGAGCGGATTCGCGCCGGGCGTGCGCGGCCGGGTATCAAGGCGATCCTGGAAGTGGCCAAGCGCGACCACGCGCGTATCACCTCCACCGACCTGGGCTTTATCCTCGGCCCACGGCTCAACGCGGCCGGGCGCCTGGATGACATGAGCCTGGGCATCGAATGCCTGCTCACCAGCGACTTCGCCCTGGCCCGGGAAATGGCCGCGCAACTGGACGGTATGAACCAGGACCGCAAGGCCATTGAGCAGGGCATGCAGCGCGAAGCCCTGGCCCAGCTCAAGGACCTGCCGGTGGAGTCGATGCCCTTTGGTCTGTGCCTGTTCGACCCGGAGTGGCACCAGGGTGTCATCGGGATCCTTGCCTCACGTATGAAAGAGCGCTATTTCCGCCCGACCATCGCCTTTGCCGATGCCGGTGACGGCCTGCTCAAGGGCTCCGGGCGTTCGGTGCCGGGTTTCCATATCCGTGATGCCCTGGCCGTAGTGGCCAGCCAGCACCCGAACCTGATCGCCAAATACGGCGGCCATGCCATGGCGGCGGGCCTGACCTTGACGCAAGATAATTTCCCGCTGTTCGCCGAAGCCTTCGACGCTGAAGTACGCCGGCAACTGCGTGAAGAAGACCTCACCGGGCGCCTGTTGTCCGATGGCACCCTGGCGGTGGAAGAGTTTCACCTGGAACTGGCTCGCGCCCTGCGCAATGCCGGGCCTTGGGGCCAGCATTTTCCCGAGCCGTTGTTTCACGGCGTGTTTCAACTGGTGGAGCAACGGGTGGTGGGCGAGCGTCACCTCAAGGTGGTGCTCAAGAGTGAGTGCGGTGCGGTCAAGCTCGACGGCATTGCCTTTGGTATCGACCGCGAAGTGTGGCCGAACCCGACCATTCGCTGGGTGGAGCTGGCCTACAAGCTGGACGTCAATGAATTCCGTGGCCAGGAAACCGTGCAATTGATGATTGCCCACATCGAGCCGCGCTGA
- a CDS encoding YaeQ family protein, with protein sequence MAQPSTTYKFELNLTDLDRSVYENVKQTIARHPSETEERMTVRLLAYALWYNEQLSFGRGLSDVDEPALWEKSLDDRVLHWIEVGQPDADRLTWCSRRTERTSLLAYGSLRVWEGKVVPVANNLKNVHIAAVPQEVLETLAKDMPRVIKWDVMISEGTLFVTDDRGQHEVQLQWLVGERG encoded by the coding sequence ATGGCCCAGCCGTCCACGACCTACAAGTTTGAACTCAACCTGACCGACCTCGATCGTTCGGTGTACGAGAACGTCAAGCAAACCATCGCCCGCCACCCCTCGGAAACCGAAGAGCGCATGACCGTGCGTTTGCTGGCCTACGCCCTTTGGTACAACGAGCAGTTGTCGTTTGGTCGTGGACTGTCAGATGTAGACGAACCAGCCCTGTGGGAAAAAAGCCTGGATGATCGGGTCCTGCACTGGATCGAAGTCGGTCAGCCCGATGCCGACCGCCTGACCTGGTGTTCGCGTCGCACCGAACGTACCAGCCTGCTGGCCTACGGCAGCCTGCGGGTGTGGGAAGGCAAGGTGGTGCCGGTGGCCAACAACCTGAAAAACGTGCATATCGCCGCCGTGCCCCAGGAAGTCCTGGAAACCCTGGCCAAGGACATGCCACGGGTGATCAAGTGGGATGTGATGATCAGCGAAGGCACGCTCTTCGTCACCGATGATCGCGGCCAGCACGAAGTGCAACTGCAGTGGCTGGTTGGCGAGCGCGGCTGA